In Cellulomonas sp. Y8, the genomic stretch GTCGCCGGTTGCTGTCAGCCACGGGGCTGCACCGTCCTCACGTCATCGTCGCGACCCCCGGCCCGATCATCCCGCCTGCCCGGGAGGAAGTCCACGGCGATCGCGTCGGCGCACCTGATCACCATCCCGCCCGGGGCGTGGACCACGTCGCTGAACGTCCCGTCGTCGCCCACGACCCAGCCCTCCTCGACGAAGAGCTCGGGAGGGTGGGGGTGGGTGGTGGCGAACGAGTCGTCCCCGTACCAGCCCCCCAGCCACCGGCCGTCCGCGAACCGCACGCGCACCCAGCCACGCGGCGCACCCCCGAACGCGCGGTCCCACGCGCTGGGCGGGTGGTCGAGCGGTCGACCGCGACGGAGCGCGGGCGGCGTCCGCGCCGTGAGGAGCACGAACCGCTCGCTGCGGACGGCCCAGAAGCACAGCCGCGCGGCCAGCCAGGGGAGGGCGATCGCGAGCACGACGAACCCGAGGCCGACGACCCGTGCGTTCCCGAGGGCCCGCGCCGGCTCGCGCGCGTACGCCGCCAGCACCGGACCGAGCGCCGCCGCGTACGTCCCGGCGAACACCCCTGTGGCGACCATCGCGTGCAGTACGC encodes the following:
- a CDS encoding DUF6338 family protein, whose protein sequence is MPETWAQAAVALTLVVPGFVYRASWQSVAGPDPARPDFGTRVLHAMVATGVFAGTYAAALGPVLAAYAREPARALGNARVVGLGFVVLAIALPWLAARLCFWAVRSERFVLLTARTPPALRRGRPLDHPPSAWDRAFGGAPRGWVRVRFADGRWLGGWYGDDSFATTHPHPPELFVEEGWVVGDDGTFSDVVHAPGGMVIRCADAIAVDFLPGRRDDRAGGRDDDVRTVQPRG